Proteins encoded together in one Lathyrus oleraceus cultivar Zhongwan6 chromosome 5, CAAS_Psat_ZW6_1.0, whole genome shotgun sequence window:
- the LOC127082228 gene encoding uncharacterized protein LOC127082228, producing the protein MYHDSGKEMEKVTNNDQQDESTYNGKRDKNKEVIDEEKPYVPPPPYKLPIPYPRRLVKFKNEGQFKKFVDLLKWLNITIPFTEATTKMPSYAKFLKEILSNKKKLKDNETVTLTAECSAIIQNNMPSKLKDPGSFSILCVIGKFVIDKALCNLGASVSLMPLSICEKLKLGEVRLTRMPRQLVDRSVKFSRDEVPLKGILEVEVFDVWGIEFMGPFPSSFGNKYILVAVDYVSKWIEVVASSINDARVVVKLFKNTIFPRFGVLRLTIIYGGSHFISNIIERLLLKYGVRHRVATTYNPQTSGQERTKQWHDKRIARRKFNEGDVVLLFKSRLKLFAGKLCSRWSGPFEFTKVFQSGAVEIKEMQPVDNLEITFKNEAQRRHFEVLAQREMALSIYPDGPTMTTLGIRDGVMYMLN; encoded by the exons ATGTATCATGATTCTGGAAAAGAAATGGAAAAAGTAACAAACAATGATCAACAAGATGAATCAACTTACAATGGGAAGAGAGACAAAAACAAAGAGGTCATAGATGAAGAAAAACCATATGTGCCTCCACCACCATATAAACTACCTATCCCTTATCCTCGAAGACTTGTTAAGTTTAAAAATGAAGGGCAATTTAAGAAATTTGTAGATCTTCTAAAATGGTTGAATATCAcaatccctttcacagaagccacCACAAAAATGCCTTCGTATGCTAAGTTCCTTAAAGAAATTCTTTCTAACAAGAAAAAGCTCAAAGATAATGAAACTGTGACGCTCACCGCTGAGTGTAGCGCTATAATTCAAAACAACATGCCTTCAAAGTTAAAAGATCCAGGTAGCTTTTCCATACTTTGCGTaataggaaaatttgtcatagataaagcaCTTTGCAATTTAGGAGCCAGTGTTAGTTTAATGCCCCTTTCCATATGTGAAAAACTCAAATTAGGAGAAGTAAGACTCACGAGAATGCCTCGCCAACTAGTTGACCGTTCTGTTAAGTTCTC ACGCGACGAGGTTCCACTGAAAGGAATCttagaagtagaagtttttgacGTATGGGGTATTGAATTTATGGGCCCTTTTCCATCTTCCTttggtaacaaatacatactcgttgCGGTTGATTAtgtatcaaaatggatcgaggttgtAGCCTCTTCTATAAATGATGCACGAGTCGTGGTTAAACTCTTTAAGAATACTATttttcctagattcggtgtgcTGAGACTCACCATTATTTACGGTGGATCTCACTTTATTTCAAATATCATTGAAAGACTATTGCTCAAGTACGGAGTCCGACACCGAGTAGCAACAACCTACAACCCTCAAACGAGTGGGCAG GAAAGAACTAAACAgtggcatgataaacgtatagCAAGAAGAAAGTTTAATGAAGGTGATGTAGTACTTCTCTTCAAGTCTCGACTAAAACTATTTGCAGGAAAACTTTGTTCTAGATGGTCTGGACCTTTTGAATTTACAAAAGTATTCCAAAGTGGAGCTGTTGAAATAAAAG AGATGCAACCAGTAGATAACTTGGAGATTACTTTCAAAAACGAAGCCCAGAGGCGGCATTTTGAGGTTCTTGCTCAGAGAGAGATGGCATTATCCATATACCCTGATGGACCTACCATGACCACTTTAGGGATTAGAGACGGTGTCATGTATATGCTTAACTAG